Proteins encoded by one window of Salvia splendens isolate huo1 chromosome 7, SspV2, whole genome shotgun sequence:
- the LOC121740952 gene encoding monothiol glutaredoxin-S5-like, with the protein MQKALHYRNLLPASAGGSAIPPPGDNQSGGEFASGAVNLRKLVADNAVVVFARKGCCMCHVVKLLLNGHGVNPTVVDVDDHNEGDVTDQLSRIVGAAPQFPSVFVGGELFGGLEQVMGAHISGELVPRLREARALWL; encoded by the coding sequence atGCAAAAGGCGCTACACTACCGGAATCTGCTCCCCGCCTCCGCCGGCGGATCCGCCATTCCGCCTCCCGGAGACAACCAATCCGGCGGTGAATTCGCGTCCGGCGCCGTGAATTTGAGAAAATTAGTGGCGGACAACGCGGTGGTGGTGTTCGCGCGGAAGGGCTGCTGCATGTGCCACGTGGTCAAGCTCCTTCTGAACGGCCACGGCGTCAATCCGACCGTTGTCGACGTCGACGACCACAACGAAGGCGACGTGACCGATCAATTGTCGAGGATCGTCGGCGCTGCGCCGCAGTTTCCCTCCGTGTTCGTCGGCGGAGAACTTTTCGGAGGGCTGGAGCAGGTGATGGGAGCTCATATCTCCGGCGAATTGGTGCCGCGGTTAAGAGAAGCTAGGGCTTTGTGGCTTTGA